One Euphorbia lathyris chromosome 1, ddEupLath1.1, whole genome shotgun sequence DNA segment encodes these proteins:
- the LOC136208279 gene encoding protein LONGIFOLIA 1-like: MSSKVVRSFSDENPDLHKQIGCMNGIFQLFDRHHFLSGRRQITHTTLPPGQSRNSVKDSKNASKNNTETNHKKTIKEKQRISTESSRTSFSSSTCSSSLSSIECNRASHLETCSISQNCAPEIRVQDSPTCQQNASSRSNQQSPDLRDVVKGSIYREARGLLVKTVSKGENGGQTLKYFDSPRPMQQTNASGLKESFQVLHKLQQSPRKSGERNHFSPLKDARRYSCDGRESRDVSKSVVKLKELPRLSLDSRAGSIRGSTTERKSDNLLGNSEKINGNSAGSFNQQEEPESRTRLSNVVAKLMGLEAFPDAMSTVENQMRQINRYPDAENKTDENKQTRILGSPRNLHKEPLSPQLRNDAVKKPAPSSKLPIEPAPWKQPDGSSKSRVAPPKSPNTPLSVYGEIEKRLAQLEFKKSGKDLRALKQILEAMHKTKEILETRNEAANLGTQRSSNSSLQQNLNLSNLSIHQYNNPISAPTKSSDSPKSCRSPIVIMKPGKLAQRASNTVSSENATESPSLLQGLQNADSADTRKDSIAKRNSKESSLRTNELRDRPSLPSLLMDKNCAARLTRLSQNPKGPHSTTRESTNSDKSLGTFNVRQPLKKLGLEKQTQSASASSDSIKRRRQVSRQPTESGSPRRLPRSRPSSLQPSDDELSEIGSDARDLSYRTDSISIQSESTSLASQVDEEVSSIDRSNKINYNIIQQSYQRQKPVARSVKDRSNAELTIPSSEQPSPVSVLDATFHADDLPSPIKKKSIAFKDDDVEWNPVDANHSYSVPDYSLNSVINHTKTKNIHLPLINNCIQMLSSQKEHFLGEYSSVNPDHQYISEILLASGFLNDLESGSTTIHLRQTGYPINPDIFLALEQVKTSAMFSNDKESRTKTSQSKLQSNQRKLVFDVVNEILINKILLENPSKHRCSPNTLVNQRPRGQQILGELCSEVDRLQGNASNFSLDGEDDAMTGILQADLMHQSTHWTASSSEIPGLVLDVERLIFKDLITEVVNCETLGLGVQSAGRCRQLFSK; encoded by the exons ATGTCTTCAAAGGTTGTACGTTCTTTCTCAGATGAAAACCCAGATCTGCATAAGCAAATTGGATGTATGAATGGCATTTTTCAACTCTTTGACCGCCACCATTTCCTCTCCGGCCGCCGCCAGATTACCCACACTACTCTTCCACCTG GTCAAAGTAGAAACAGTGTCAAAGACTCCAAGAATGCATCCAAGAACAACACA GAAACAAACCACAAGAAGACCATAAAagaaaagcagagaatctccaCAGAATCATCACGAACCTCGTTTTCATCTTCCACCTGTTCATCTAGTCTTTCATCAATAGAATGCAACAGAGCATCTCACCTGGAAACATGTTCAATCAGTCAGAATTGTGCTCCTGAAATCCGAGTTCAAGACTCTCCTACTTGCCAACAAAATGCGTCTTCCCGGTCAAACCAGCAATCCCCTGATCTCAGAGATGTTGTCAAAGGCTCAATATACAGAGAAGCTCGTGGATTGTTGGTTAAAACTGTAAGCAAAGGCGAAAATGGAGGCCAAACTTTGAAGTATTTTGATTCTCCAAGACCTATGCAGCAGACCAATGCTTCAGGTCTCAAAGAATCATTTCAagttcttcataagcttcaacAATCTCCTCGCAAGTCCGGTGAAAGGAACCACTTTTCACCACTGAAAGATGCTCGGCGATACTCGTGTGATGGAAGGGAATCAAGAGACGTATCTAAATCTGTTGTAAAGCTGAAGGAGCTCCCCAGGCTATCACTGGATAGCAGAGCAGGATCAATTAGGGGATCCACCACTGAAAGGAAATCAGATAATCTCTTAGGAAACTCGGAGAAGATCAATGGAAACTCAGCCGGTTCCTTTAACCAACAAGAAGAGCCTGAAAGCCGTACACGACTGTCTAATGTTGTGGCAAAGTTGATGGGACTGGAAGCTTTTCCAGATGCCATGTCAACTGTTGAGAATCAGATGAGACAGATCAACAGATACCCGGATGCAGAAAACAAAACTGACGAAAACAAGCAAACTCGAATCCTTGGTTCCCCGAGAAACCTTCACAAGGAACCATTGTCTCCCCAGCTAAGAAATGATGCAGTCAAGAAGCCTGCACCGAGTTCAAAGCTCCCAATAGAGCCAGCACCGTGGAAGCAGCCAGACGGAAGTTCAAAGAGCAGGGTAGCTCCACCAAAATCCCCAAACACCCCTCTTTCTGTTTATGGTGAAATAGAGAAAAGGTTGGCACAGCTTGAGTTCAAAAAGTCTGGGAAGGATCTCCGTGCTCTGAAACAAATACTTGAAGCAATGCACAAGACTAAAGAGATATTAGAAACCAGGAATGAAGCTGCAAACTTGGGAACTCAGAGAAGCAGTAACAGCAGCCTTCAGCAGAACCTGAACTTATCAAATTTGAGCATTCACCAGTACAACAATCCTATTTCAGCCCCTACCAAGAGCTCAGATTCGCCAAAGAGTTGCAGATCACCAATTGTGATTATGAAACCAGGTAAACTTGCACAGAGAGCTAGCAATACAGTTTCCTCAGAAAATGCAACTGAGAGTCCTTCACTTCTGCAAGGACTCCAGAATGCTGACTCTGCAGATACCAGAAAGGACTCAATTGCAAAACGAAATTCTAAAGAATCAAGTCTACGAACTAATGAACTCAGGGACCGACCCAGTCTACCCTCTCTCCTGATGGATAAGAACTGTGCTGCCAGATTGACTCGACTGTCACAAAATCCGAAGGGGCCTCATTCCACAACTAGAGAGAGTACCAACTCAGATAAGAGCTTAGGAACCTTCAATGTACGACAGCCACTGAAAAAGCTTGGTTTGGAGAAGCAAACGCAATCTGCAAGTGCATCATCAGATTCAATCAAAAGGAGAAGGCAAGTCAGCAGACAGCCAACAGAATCAGGTTCTCCTCGGAGACTGCCTAGATCAAGACCTTCGAGTTTGCAGCCAAGTGATGATGAATTAAGTGAGATTGGTAGTGATGCAAGAGACTTGAGCTACCGTACAGATTCAATATCAATACAATCCGAAAGCACCAGCTTGGCTTCACAGGTTGATGAAGAAGTATCAAGCATAGATAGATCCAATAAGATCAATTACAACATTATCCAGCAATCTTACCAGAGACAG AAACCGGTAGCAAGATCAGTGAAGGACAGATCAAATGCAGAACTGACAATACCATCCTCAGAACAACCAAGTCCAGTTTCTGTTCTTGATGCAACATTCCATGCTGATGATTTGCCATCTCCAATCAAGAAGAAATCAATTGCCTTCAAAG ATGATGATGTTGAGTGGAATCCAGTGGATGCAAATCACTCGTACAGTGTCCCTGACTACAGTCTCAACTCTGTGATCAATCAtacaaaaacaaagaacatCCACCTGCCCCTGATTAATAATTGTATACAGATGCTATCTTCTCAAAAAGAACATTTCCTCGGTGAATACAGTAGCGTAAATCCAGATCACCAGTACATTTCAGAAATTCTACTAGCATCAGGTTTCCTGAATGATCTTGAATCTGGCAGTACAACCATTCACCTCCGTCAAACAGGCTATCCGATCAACCCTGATATATTCCTTGCTCTGGAACAAGTTAAAACAAGCGCGATGTTTTCAAATGATAAAGAGAGCAGGACAAAGACTTCTCAGTCAAAACTTCAATCCAATCAAAGAAAACTTGTATTTGATGTAGTGAATGAAATTCTAATCAATAAAATCCTTCTAGAAAATCCTTCTAAGCATCGCTGCTCGCCAAATACATTGGTGAATCAAAGACCAAGAGGGCAGCAGATTCTGGGGGAATTGTGCTCCGAGGTAGACAGGCTGCAAGGTAATGCCTCAAACTTCAGCTTAGATGGTGAGGATGATGCTATGACAGGAATCTTACAGGCAGATTTGATGCATCAATCAACACATTGGACAGCTAGTAGTAGTGAAATTCCAGGGCTGGTTCTTGATGTTGAGCGCTTGATCTTTAAAGACTTGATAACCGAAGTTGTGAATTGTGAGACACTGGGTCTAGGAGTGCAATCTGCTGGGCGTTGCAGGCAACTGTTTTCCAAGTAG